GTCTTTCAATTTGTCATAATCCCCGATGTTCGCTAGGCTCCATTCAAGTCCTACGTGATGGACTTGTAAATTTTCCGTTGATCCACAAACCCAACATTTGAAATGGCCATCTACCTTTAGTCGTCGTTTAGAACGCCTAAACTCAGCAGATTCAGTCCTGTTTACGTGATCTGGTACAATTACAGTCTCTTTAAGCGTTCTATTCATTACGTGTTCGTTTACCATGACGATCACCCCCAACATGAAGTGCGTGTAATTCGGACATCATGGAATGAGCACCTTGTAAAAGTTCCATCGTTGCATCGTGAGTTTCTTGTGCTCGTTTTTCTTGCGCCTCGAATATAGCTTGATTCTTTTGCTCTGCTTTCTTCGCTAAAACAAGAGCGCCCACTGCGAGTGCAGGGAGCGCTATAAGTTGGCAAAAATTCGACCAATATAAAATTTGATTCATGTATTGTGGCCACTTAAGTGGTGTTAATCCATAAATCACGAATAGATAAAAACACCACATCGTCTGAAATCCGAGTGTCATTTTTAAAGCTAACCAATTGTTGAATTTTTTCATGCAATCACCTCTTTAAAAGTGAAAAAAGTGACCCAGAGCAATATAAACAAGAACAGACGAAATAGCCCAAAAAGCTCGCTCCCAGACATGTTCCCATTTGCTGTGCGACTCTTTTTCCGAATCTTTCACACTGTCTTTTAGTTTTTCAAATTCGTCTTCCATAGCATCCAGACGTTTATGAGCTGAGCGCGTGGATTGCAATGCCTCCTTGGCTATGTCCCTGGCTTCATTCGCTGTATCTGACACACCCTTGATGGCTTTCACTTCCGTTTCAAGTCTTGCTACAGCTTCCAAAATTTTGAGCAATAAACTACGATCTTCATCCGGCATCACCCTACACACCTACTTTGCGACAAAATAAAAAAGCCTACTTTTCAGCGGCTTACGTTAGTAATTTCCTATTTTCTTGAGTAATTTTGATTCTGCCAGATCTCGTGGTGTAGGATACTTGATGCCAGGGCAAAGATCAATTCCGGCAGACTTGTAAGCGTCTGCCCACAGTGTGGAGCAGATACGCGCCTGTGGCGGTTCTCGGTACGGGATCATGGTGTGTAACAGATAACGGATCGCTTCCCAACCAATCAAGAGGTAATCGTACCGGCTGCCGACTTCGTTTGTAACGTATTGCAAAATTTTATCTCTCTGGAAGTCTGACATGTTTTCACATCGGTATACATCTGCATGGCTGGAATAAAAGTCAAGCGCTTGGTATCCTGTTTTGCGGAATCCTTGCGCTTCGATCAACTCATTTTCTTTTACAATTCCAGCAACGTGTGAATATGAACTGCTTGTGATATCTTCAATCGATCGGTCAAGAAAGCTTGTACCTCGTACGAATATGAGATCCGCTAGTTTCATAGGTTACATCACCGTCACAGTCACGGGTGTGCATTGCTGGCTCTCATTGCCGTCTGAATCCACCGCACTCACCGCCACACTGTACACATGCCCGCTCGTCAGTCCGGTTAGCGTGTCGGAATTGGTTACCACGTTTGTTTTCGTGGTTGCTGTATTTGCGGTTGTGTCCGTCAGATAGAGGTTATAGCTTCCACCGATTTGTACGTCGATTTCACTGTTTGCAGTCCAGTTCGCCGTAATCTGTCCAGCAACTGTTGATGTAGCAGTTAATCCTGTTGGCGCAGCTGGCGGTGTGGTATCGTTCCATACAAGAGACTGCACGGTCGGGATATCCGGTGATGCATTGACTTGCGCTATTTTGTTGTCAAACTTAGTTGTTCTGTTTACATCAAACGTTTCGAAGTCGTCCAATACCTGAAAAAATTGTGTTCTCGTATGAAGCACAGGCTTACCGTCTTCGATCGTTTTGAAATATACAGTGCTTTTGTTTGGATTTGCAGCTAGCAGATTTACATAATACTGCATATTTTGGACTGCTCCCGCGTCCGCTGGATAGGTTTTTAGAACACCTAAAGCGGATGATTGGAATGTGGTAAATGATTCTGCGAAAGCGGTTTGGAACTCTGTTGTTTTTTCTTGATTCCAATCGTTAATTGATTTCAAGTTTGCAACCGCTTGGTTGAACTGATCTTGTGTTGCTGATTTCCATGATGGGCGGATGGTTGCTGTATCTTTTAGGTAACAAGTATATGTGCCATCTTTGTTGTCAATGGCTTGAATCAAATCATGGTAATCTATATCGAGCAGTCCACTGTTAATAGAGACAATTTGATACATGATTAGACCTCCTTCGCATAAGCATAGAATATAGTTGTGGCATAGGAAGAATTTGAAGTGTAAATATTAATTTGTAGGGATGATGTGAAATCCCAAAACATACCAGCTGGGCTCCAACCTGAACTGTTACTACTGAATGCTAATGTATTAAGTGCAGCATCAGTATATTTAGATGTTGCAACAGTTACACCGTCAATTATAATTTCTGATGCAGTATATGCATCACCAGCAAGACCAAGCAACCTTCCCTTACCTGTAACCGACAGTGCTGTTACATAGGTCGTTGAGGTTGTACTAAACGATGCAACAGGTTGTGTTTGTAGATTACTTGTCATAAGTTTCCACGCTCCCCATGTTCCTCCTTTTTGTAATCGATAGTAAACATTATCTACAGAGGCATTTAATGTCGTTGCTCTTTGCAGACAAAATCCATCGGTGTTTACATGCCTAATCACTTCGATGTAAAACCAATCTATAGTATCCCCGTTTGGTGCATTGGTGAGATTATTTCCGTTGTAGAAGCCCGTTGTCGTTAACGTATTTAAATCCGTGCCGGCTATACCTGTTGCTCCACCATCGGTGTTGAATGTAACCGCATCTAAACCTCGGAATAAATCTGCATCTAATCCGCTTCCTGCACCGTCGTTCGAACTATCCCATAATTTTGCGTCGATTCCGTCACTGCCCATAGTTCGCATACTGCCATCTTGATGTAGATACATAGCTTTAGCATAGTAGCCTTCTCGATGAAACCCGATAATAGGTGAACTCCCATCGTTTGTAACAACTTCGATATTTCCTTGTGCATACGAAGCTGAACTTAATGCTGTATTGTTTTTCCCTATTTGCAACTGGTCCGCTAATCTTGACGTCATCAGCGCTCCAATAACTAAGTCAGAAAAAGTTGAACCGTTAGTTTGTGCGGGATTAGGAAGATTATTATTGTCCCAAACTACATGTCCATTTTGTTGCAACGTTGTTGCATTAAGTATTGCATTAACCGTCTGATTCGCCGTAAACGTATTTGCTTGATCTTTCCTTGCGGCATTCTGATAAACAGGATCCGTCGTAGCAACCGCAACAGGATTTTGACCGCTTACAGGTGCGGTGGAGACTTGGACTTTACCTGGTGTTGTTGTGGATGCTAACGGAACTACAGGTACATTCCCCAGTTGTGATGCGGGCACATTTCCGGTTGCATCCAGTGTGGCGACTCCGTTGGCTGCGGCTTCCGCAGTTGTCGGAATTGCCCCCACCTGGGATGCTGTGATTCCGGTTAATTGCGAACCGTCGCCGATGAACTTCGATGCTTGTACGTTGTTTTGAAACTTTACATTACCAATTGCACCTGTTAGCAAATTCACAGTAGTTGGTCTCTTATCAGTTACTGTCGATATATTACCACTTGCATCCGTAGTCACTTGGCAGATCGGCACATATCCCGCCTTGGTGCTATGTGCTGTCCCCCAGCTTGTTGTTCCATCGCTGTTATAGTCTAGATAGTACGTTGTATTTGCAACAGACGTAACGAACTGCCCATTCTGTGATGCGGCAAAGTTTACATGCTGACCGCCGCTAAA
Above is a window of Fodinisporobacter ferrooxydans DNA encoding:
- a CDS encoding pyocin knob domain-containing protein; the protein is MALYDVTNLTSGNQTDLNQIIDALSGNNDVGVIQAFAQISPPGALSAAINTSSGNLTGSYQYKVALLTGYWQGPAGTGTIHTQGNTSGGTTSNTVSPSAQQVNLTSIPVGGIGVVARVIYRTKANGSTYYQLVQINDNTTTSWTDTIADSALVTVMPTINTTGSYFSGDGSGLNPATISKAGVVKGSSSVLVAPDGTLSTNLYSVDSLFVQDLFGNTSVVLSGGVATKDGTVANQLDVTAADVYFSGGQHVNFAASQNGQFVTSVANTTYYLDYNSDGTTSWGTAHSTKAGYVPICQVTTDASGNISTVTDKRPTTVNLLTGAIGNVKFQNNVQASKFIGDGSQLTGITASQVGAIPTTAEAAANGVATLDATGNVPASQLGNVPVVPLASTTTPGKVQVSTAPVSGQNPVAVATTDPVYQNAARKDQANTFTANQTVNAILNATTLQQNGHVVWDNNNLPNPAQTNGSTFSDLVIGALMTSRLADQLQIGKNNTALSSASYAQGNIEVVTNDGSSPIIGFHREGYYAKAMYLHQDGSMRTMGSDGIDAKLWDSSNDGAGSGLDADLFRGLDAVTFNTDGGATGIAGTDLNTLTTTGFYNGNNLTNAPNGDTIDWFYIEVIRHVNTDGFCLQRATTLNASVDNVYYRLQKGGTWGAWKLMTSNLQTQPVASFSTTSTTYVTALSVTGKGRLLGLAGDAYTASEIIIDGVTVATSKYTDAALNTLAFSSNSSGWSPAGMFWDFTSSLQINIYTSNSSYATTIFYAYAKEV
- a CDS encoding fibronectin type III domain-containing protein gives rise to the protein MYQIVSINSGLLDIDYHDLIQAIDNKDGTYTCYLKDTATIRPSWKSATQDQFNQAVANLKSINDWNQEKTTEFQTAFAESFTTFQSSALGVLKTYPADAGAVQNMQYYVNLLAANPNKSTVYFKTIEDGKPVLHTRTQFFQVLDDFETFDVNRTTKFDNKIAQVNASPDIPTVQSLVWNDTTPPAAPTGLTATSTVAGQITANWTANSEIDVQIGGSYNLYLTDTTANTATTKTNVVTNSDTLTGLTSGHVYSVAVSAVDSDGNESQQCTPVTVTVM